The following proteins are co-located in the Pedobacter frigiditerrae genome:
- a CDS encoding aspartate kinase translates to MQVFKFGGASVKDAEGVKNLAKIVQRYPSTQLLIVISAMGKMTNKLEELTWAYVKGDEKAHQLFDEIKAFHFDMISTLFEDTKNPVYDDVANTFVEIEWLLEEEASDSADYLYDQIVSIGEVVSTKIVAAYLNLAGTFTIWTDARNYIKTDNNYREATVIWDKTEQEIQKHLPTFLDKGVVVTQGFIGATSENFTSTLGREGSDYSAAIFCACLNAESMTIWKDVPGVLNADPKWFDETEKIPQLSYHDAIELTYYGATVIHPKTIKPIQNKGIPLYVRSFIEPEAVGTAITGLASPLPVASFIFKVNQVLISIFPKDFSFIIEENLSQIFNILHKNKVKVNTMLNSAISFSVSVDNDDVKIEQLIKDLSETFKVKYNKGLELVTIRYYNQQTIDRVIVNKDVLLEVKSRHTCQIVMKDKVTPNP, encoded by the coding sequence ATGCAAGTATTTAAATTCGGAGGAGCTTCTGTAAAAGACGCAGAGGGTGTTAAAAATCTGGCTAAAATAGTACAAAGATACCCATCTACTCAATTATTAATCGTTATCTCGGCAATGGGAAAAATGACCAATAAATTGGAAGAATTGACTTGGGCTTATGTTAAGGGAGATGAAAAAGCGCATCAACTATTTGATGAGATTAAAGCTTTCCATTTCGATATGATATCAACTTTGTTTGAAGACACCAAAAACCCTGTTTATGATGATGTAGCAAATACTTTTGTAGAAATTGAATGGCTTTTAGAAGAAGAGGCAAGCGATAGTGCAGATTATTTATATGACCAAATTGTTTCTATTGGCGAAGTGGTTTCTACCAAAATTGTGGCGGCTTATTTAAATTTGGCTGGTACTTTTACCATTTGGACAGATGCGAGAAATTACATCAAAACAGACAATAATTACCGTGAAGCCACTGTAATTTGGGATAAAACCGAGCAAGAAATTCAAAAACATTTACCTACTTTTTTAGATAAAGGAGTTGTAGTTACCCAAGGCTTTATTGGTGCCACTAGTGAAAATTTCACGAGTACTTTGGGCAGAGAAGGTTCTGATTATTCTGCCGCTATATTTTGCGCTTGCTTAAATGCAGAATCGATGACGATTTGGAAGGATGTACCAGGAGTTTTAAACGCCGACCCAAAATGGTTCGATGAAACTGAGAAAATTCCTCAACTCTCCTACCATGATGCAATAGAGCTAACTTATTATGGCGCTACAGTTATTCACCCGAAAACGATAAAACCTATTCAGAATAAAGGAATTCCATTATATGTTCGTTCATTTATTGAACCCGAAGCTGTAGGAACAGCAATTACAGGTTTGGCTTCTCCCCTGCCAGTTGCATCTTTTATATTTAAAGTAAATCAAGTTTTAATCTCTATTTTCCCTAAAGATTTCTCCTTTATTATTGAAGAGAATTTAAGTCAGATTTTTAACATTCTACACAAAAACAAAGTAAAGGTTAACACGATGTTGAACTCTGCTATTAGTTTTTCTGTAAGTGTAGATAATGATGATGTGAAAATCGAGCAATTGATTAAAGACTTATCTGAAACCTTTAAAGTGAAATACAATAAAGGTTTAGAGTTAGTTACCATCCGTTATTACAACCAGCAAACCATTGATAGGGTTATTGTTAACAAAGATGTTTTGCTAGAAGTGAAAAGCAGACATACTTGCCAGATAGTGATGAAAGATAAAGTCACCCCAAACCCCTAA
- a CDS encoding DUF3298 and DUF4163 domain-containing protein, translating into MKKLALFFVFICILAACRNDKSKTETSETRVDSLTYDYDSVKVYSKNIVKIDSVTDTAKALIQYPIFKNEELNKYIQRQILNYFSEEDKAVIAYQDIAKSFITGYDSFYNKNKDTQQAWFLNIDVHVIHQTANYIALEYIHSDYSGGAHPNTNFSFINYNPKTNQPLTLDSLIDKGNKAKLTSVAEGIFRKDEKLSSTEPLAGKYFFSDGKFTLPDNFYVSNKGLVFFYNPYEIKAYAFGTTEITIPFAALKQIAKPNTILTTTN; encoded by the coding sequence ATGAAAAAATTAGCATTATTTTTTGTTTTTATTTGCATTCTAGCGGCTTGTCGCAATGATAAAAGTAAAACTGAAACTAGCGAAACAAGAGTAGATTCTCTGACCTACGACTATGATTCTGTAAAGGTTTACAGTAAAAACATCGTTAAGATAGACTCTGTTACTGACACTGCAAAAGCATTGATTCAATATCCGATTTTTAAAAACGAGGAACTGAATAAATATATCCAAAGACAAATACTTAATTATTTCTCAGAAGAAGACAAAGCTGTGATTGCTTATCAGGATATTGCAAAAAGTTTTATTACTGGTTATGATAGCTTTTACAATAAAAATAAAGACACACAACAGGCTTGGTTTTTAAATATAGATGTTCACGTAATTCACCAGACTGCAAATTATATTGCGTTGGAGTATATCCATTCTGATTATTCTGGTGGTGCTCATCCAAACACCAATTTCTCATTTATCAATTACAATCCGAAAACAAATCAGCCTTTAACTTTAGATTCTTTAATAGACAAGGGCAATAAAGCTAAGTTAACCAGCGTAGCTGAAGGTATTTTTAGGAAGGATGAAAAATTATCATCAACTGAACCATTAGCAGGAAAATACTTTTTTAGTGATGGGAAATTCACATTGCCCGATAATTTTTATGTGAGCAATAAAGGATTAGTATTTTTCTATAATCCTTATGAAATTAAAGCCTACGCATTTGGAACAACTGAAATAACCATTCCATTTGCTGCTTTAAAACAAATAGCTAAACCAAATACCATTTTAACCACAACAAATTAA
- a CDS encoding GNAT family N-acetyltransferase: MIINIRVAVKEDCTRLLELINELAVYEKAPEEVTVTIEEFIDAGFGEKPVWKAYVAEEENVILGFALFYTRYSTWKGCRLYLEDFLVTEEARGKGIGKLLFETVITEAKNGNYNGMTWQVLDWNEPAINFYNKYKAQIETGWLNASFSKAQTHNS, translated from the coding sequence ATGATTATAAACATAAGAGTTGCAGTAAAGGAAGACTGCACAAGGTTATTAGAATTAATTAATGAATTGGCTGTTTACGAAAAGGCACCTGAAGAAGTTACGGTAACTATTGAGGAATTTATTGATGCAGGTTTTGGAGAAAAACCAGTTTGGAAAGCTTATGTAGCAGAAGAGGAGAATGTAATTTTGGGCTTCGCTTTATTTTACACCAGATACTCAACTTGGAAAGGTTGCCGTTTATATTTAGAAGACTTTTTAGTTACTGAAGAAGCACGAGGAAAAGGCATAGGAAAACTGTTATTTGAAACTGTTATTACAGAAGCAAAAAATGGTAATTATAACGGAATGACTTGGCAAGTTTTAGATTGGAATGAACCTGCTATCAACTTTTACAATAAATATAAAGCTCAAATAGAAACTGGCTGGCTAAATGCATCTTTCTCTAAAGCGCAAACTCACAATTCATAA
- a CDS encoding THUMP-like domain-containing protein: MNKHILDKEIQQFINSNLLTDVNKIALAKPMFKNVSSAELAGQIAAKKKAKNKLPTWFSTADIYYPALLSIEQTSSETTAAYKANLAIGKTLLDLTSGFGIDSYFFSKQLDEVFSCEINPELAEITAHNAKILGANNLSVISGDGVEFLKKTDKDFDTIYIDPARRSNSNKVFKLKDCTPDVTENLDFLLSKSQRIIIKTAPLLDISAGLSELKNVSEIHIISVKNECKELLWIIDRNFTRETKVLCVTLNEKDKVFQFPISDLQVKTEMAQSEPAGYLYEPDVALLKGGAFNLIAERFGLKKLHQQSQLYFSDEIKTDFLGRIFEINSLLSLNELKKEKELKGNVIVRNFPEKAENLVKKYKIESTHDDFLIFTQSNKGYLVIKAKIIQHY; the protein is encoded by the coding sequence ATGAACAAGCACATTTTAGATAAGGAAATACAGCAGTTTATTAACTCAAACTTGCTAACAGATGTAAATAAAATTGCATTAGCTAAACCTATGTTTAAAAATGTAAGTTCGGCAGAACTAGCTGGACAAATTGCAGCAAAAAAGAAAGCTAAAAACAAACTTCCTACTTGGTTTAGCACTGCTGATATTTATTACCCTGCTCTATTATCAATTGAACAAACTTCCTCAGAAACTACAGCAGCATATAAAGCTAATTTGGCTATTGGTAAAACGTTATTAGATTTAACGTCTGGTTTCGGCATTGATAGTTATTTTTTCTCGAAGCAACTTGATGAAGTTTTTAGTTGTGAAATCAATCCTGAATTAGCAGAAATTACAGCACATAATGCAAAAATACTTGGCGCAAATAACCTTTCAGTTATCAGTGGTGATGGAGTAGAATTTCTAAAAAAAACTGATAAAGATTTCGACACCATTTATATCGACCCTGCTAGAAGGAGCAATAGTAATAAGGTTTTCAAATTAAAAGATTGCACGCCAGACGTAACTGAAAACTTAGATTTTTTACTTAGTAAATCACAGCGCATCATTATAAAAACTGCGCCTTTATTAGATATTTCGGCTGGTTTAAGTGAATTGAAAAATGTAAGTGAAATTCATATCATTAGCGTAAAAAATGAATGCAAGGAGTTGCTTTGGATAATTGACAGAAACTTTACAAGAGAAACAAAAGTTCTTTGTGTTACCTTAAATGAAAAAGACAAGGTTTTTCAATTTCCAATTAGCGATTTGCAAGTAAAGACAGAAATGGCACAAAGTGAACCAGCAGGCTATTTATACGAACCAGATGTTGCGCTTTTAAAAGGTGGTGCCTTTAACTTAATTGCAGAAAGGTTTGGGTTGAAAAAACTTCATCAGCAAAGTCAATTATATTTTAGTGATGAAATTAAAACAGATTTTCTGGGAAGAATTTTCGAGATTAATTCGTTATTAAGTTTAAATGAATTAAAAAAGGAAAAAGAATTGAAAGGAAATGTTATTGTGAGGAATTTTCCTGAAAAAGCAGAAAACTTAGTTAAAAAGTATAAGATAGAATCAACCCACGATGACTTCCTTATATTTACTCAAAGTAACAAAGGTTATTTAGTCATTAAAGCTAAAATTATTCAGCATTATTAA
- a CDS encoding cold shock domain-containing protein yields the protein MNTGKVKWFNTQKGYGFIVYDGNKEIFVHFKDVVGGIDSIKENDEVEFEITEGKKGLQAVSVKKV from the coding sequence ATGAATACTGGAAAAGTAAAGTGGTTTAATACCCAAAAAGGCTATGGATTTATCGTTTATGATGGCAATAAAGAAATTTTTGTTCACTTTAAAGATGTTGTTGGAGGAATAGATAGCATTAAAGAGAATGATGAAGTAGAATTTGAAATTACTGAAGGTAAAAAGGGCTTACAAGCCGTTAGCGTTAAAAAGGTTTAA
- a CDS encoding YggS family pyridoxal phosphate-dependent enzyme: MSIADNLLKYKNELDSVGVKLVAVSKNHPADAALEAYNAGQRVFGENLVQEMVEKQAQLPQNIEWHLIGHLQTNKVKYIAPFVKLIESVDSLKLLKEIDKQAAKNNRIIDCLLQIYIADEDTKFGLGFDEAIELLRSEEFQTFKNVRIVGLMGIATNTALEGQTKAEFQELKVLFDGIKVSFFRKEDSFKEISMGMSSDYKLAIEQGSTMVRIGSNIFGKRVIKHWKAEKE; encoded by the coding sequence ATGAGCATTGCAGATAACTTATTGAAATATAAAAATGAATTAGACTCGGTTGGAGTTAAATTAGTAGCTGTTTCTAAAAACCATCCGGCAGATGCCGCATTAGAAGCTTACAATGCCGGACAAAGAGTTTTTGGGGAGAATTTGGTGCAAGAAATGGTTGAGAAACAAGCTCAACTACCACAAAATATAGAATGGCATTTAATTGGCCATTTACAAACCAACAAGGTAAAATACATTGCACCTTTTGTGAAACTGATAGAATCTGTAGATAGCCTTAAACTATTGAAAGAAATAGATAAACAAGCCGCAAAAAACAACCGCATTATTGATTGCCTTTTACAGATTTACATCGCCGATGAAGACACAAAATTTGGTTTGGGATTTGATGAAGCCATTGAATTATTAAGGTCTGAGGAATTTCAAACCTTTAAAAACGTAAGGATTGTCGGCTTAATGGGAATTGCGACAAACACAGCATTAGAAGGACAGACTAAAGCTGAGTTTCAAGAATTAAAAGTGCTTTTTGACGGCATCAAAGTTAGCTTTTTTAGAAAAGAAGATAGCTTTAAAGAAATTTCTATGGGAATGTCTTCAGACTATAAACTGGCTATTGAACAAGGAAGTACAATGGTTAGAATTGGGAGCAACATTTTTGGCAAAAGAGTAATTAAACATTGGAAAGCTGAGAAAGAATAA
- a CDS encoding DUF4296 domain-containing protein, which yields MKRFFTLIILCLFIYACKPGVPKDIIQPDKMEKVLIDIHIVDGYLSTLNLPSQDTSKKVAAPLYNGVYKKFEIDSALYNRSLDYYYNHPDVMKKMYDSISVKLTILKEQVTKEDLLALEYSFKGIFDASAKDSTQYDPTLDRRYNYRYLIKQRYGNFGNVLSVSMPPPIAMPTPVPTEVKPALDTLSAKKTKFPVQ from the coding sequence ATGAAACGATTTTTTACCCTTATCATACTTTGTTTATTCATTTACGCTTGTAAACCAGGTGTTCCAAAGGATATAATTCAGCCAGATAAAATGGAGAAAGTATTAATTGATATTCATATTGTTGATGGTTATCTATCTACTTTAAACTTGCCTAGTCAAGATACTTCTAAGAAAGTGGCAGCTCCTTTATATAATGGTGTTTACAAGAAGTTTGAAATAGATTCTGCCTTGTATAATAGAAGTTTGGATTACTATTACAATCATCCAGACGTTATGAAAAAGATGTATGATAGCATTAGTGTTAAACTTACGATTTTAAAAGAACAGGTTACAAAAGAAGACTTATTGGCGCTAGAGTATTCGTTTAAAGGTATTTTTGATGCAAGTGCAAAAGACAGCACTCAATATGACCCAACTTTAGATAGAAGATACAATTACAGGTATTTAATTAAACAACGCTATGGTAATTTTGGCAATGTACTATCTGTATCTATGCCCCCACCTATTGCAATGCCAACACCTGTACCCACAGAAGTAAAACCTGCTTTAGATACTTTGTCAGCAAAAAAAACAAAATTCCCCGTTCAGTAA
- a CDS encoding peroxiredoxin: protein MSLRLGDAAPNFKATTSIGEIDFYEYLGDSWGVLFSHPADYTPVCTTELGRTASLKPEFEKRNVKVLALSVDSAESHKGWISDINETQNTNVEFPIIADQDKKIADAYDMIHPNASETMTVRSLFVISPDKKVKLMITYPASTGRNFTEVLRVIDSLQLTAQYSVATPADWKDGEDVIVMNSIKTEDIPSKFPKGHQVIKPYLRTTPQPNK from the coding sequence ATGAGTTTAAGACTAGGAGATGCAGCACCAAATTTTAAAGCAACAACATCTATCGGTGAAATTGATTTTTACGAATATTTAGGCGATAGTTGGGGAGTTTTATTTTCTCACCCAGCAGATTACACACCTGTTTGTACTACAGAGCTTGGCAGAACAGCTTCTTTAAAACCAGAGTTCGAGAAAAGAAATGTTAAGGTTTTGGCTTTAAGTGTTGATTCGGCAGAATCTCATAAAGGCTGGATAAGTGATATTAACGAAACTCAAAATACTAATGTGGAGTTTCCAATTATTGCAGACCAAGACAAAAAAATAGCTGATGCTTATGATATGATTCATCCAAATGCATCTGAGACAATGACAGTTCGTTCTTTATTTGTGATTTCTCCTGATAAAAAAGTAAAATTGATGATAACTTACCCAGCTTCTACAGGAAGAAATTTCACAGAAGTTTTAAGGGTTATCGATTCTTTACAACTAACTGCTCAATATAGTGTGGCTACGCCAGCAGATTGGAAAGATGGTGAAGATGTTATTGTAATGAATAGCATTAAAACTGAGGATATTCCTTCAAAATTCCCTAAAGGACATCAAGTTATTAAGCCTTATTTGAGAACTACCCCTCAACCCAACAAATAA
- a CDS encoding DUF72 domain-containing protein, translated as MEFGRVAEEEVLNVDFTLPVDGEQTILTLKDNKPLANPAFFVGCAKWGRKEWKDLIYTKKTKEADFLGEYVKHFNSIELNAVFYSIPKEEQIVKWAEMVKANTNEDFIFCPKFSRSITHIKRLKDTDFLTDEYIKAISAFGKYLGPCFLQVSDNFGPNNIGVLEDYLQKLPKDLKVFVEVRHKDWFVGDAKNQLFAMLARQQKGAAITDASGRRDCLHMELPTPEAFIRFVGNGGEFIKSDEARVDEWVVRIKHWLDNGLEKVYFFLHQHDEADTPLIADYTIEQFNKHLGSDLSRINFIPKSNLLL; from the coding sequence ATGGAATTTGGAAGAGTTGCAGAAGAAGAAGTGTTAAATGTTGATTTTACTTTGCCAGTAGACGGAGAACAAACCATCCTTACTTTAAAAGATAATAAGCCACTCGCTAATCCTGCGTTTTTTGTGGGTTGCGCTAAATGGGGAAGAAAGGAATGGAAAGATTTAATCTATACAAAGAAAACCAAAGAAGCGGATTTTTTAGGGGAATATGTTAAGCATTTTAACTCTATTGAATTAAATGCTGTTTTCTATAGCATCCCTAAGGAAGAACAAATTGTAAAGTGGGCAGAAATGGTGAAGGCAAATACGAATGAAGATTTTATTTTTTGTCCGAAATTTTCTAGAAGCATAACCCATATTAAAAGGTTAAAAGACACTGATTTTTTAACAGATGAATATATAAAAGCAATATCTGCCTTTGGCAAATACTTAGGACCTTGCTTTTTGCAGGTAAGTGATAATTTTGGTCCAAATAATATTGGTGTGCTTGAAGATTACCTACAAAAATTACCAAAAGACTTAAAGGTATTTGTAGAGGTAAGGCATAAAGATTGGTTTGTTGGGGATGCTAAAAATCAATTGTTTGCTATGTTGGCTAGACAGCAAAAAGGTGCTGCAATTACTGATGCTAGTGGGCGAAGAGATTGTTTACACATGGAATTGCCCACTCCTGAAGCTTTTATAAGATTTGTTGGTAATGGTGGAGAGTTTATTAAATCTGATGAGGCTAGGGTTGATGAATGGGTAGTGAGGATTAAACATTGGTTGGATAATGGTTTAGAGAAAGTTTATTTCTTTTTGCACCAGCATGATGAAGCCGATACACCATTAATTGCAGATTATACAATTGAGCAGTTCAACAAACATTTAGGTAGCGATTTGTCACGGATAAATTTTATTCCAAAAAGTAATCTACTACTTTAA